TCACCACCCGCACCATCACCACAGCCCCGGTGATCACGAAGCCGTTCCTGACCTCGAGCGCGTGCGGCGTGTGCGGGTCCGCTTCGATTGACCAGGTCACGAAACGAGTGCGGCACGAATTCGTTCCGACGTTTGCCATGCAGCCATCGCACCTTCTTCGCGCGCAGCGTGAGCTAGGTGACGGACAAGCGGCGTTCTCCAAGACTGGTGGTGTGCACGCCGCGGCGCTCCTCACCCCCGAAGGGGAGCGTCTGGTGCTGCGCGAAGATGTGGGCCGCCACAACGCCGTCGACAAGGTCATCGGCTGGGCGCTCCTCGAAGATCGCCTTCCACTCAGCGACACCGTGCTCCTTGTGAGCTCTCGCGCCTCTTTCGAAATCGTGCAGAAAGCCGCCATGGCCGGCATCGGTCTCATCGCGTGCGTGAGCGCCCCGTCCTCCCTCGCGATCGACACCGCCGCACGCCTCGGCATCACCCTGTGTGGGTTCGTGCGCGGTGAAGACGACATCGATGGGCGCTTCAATGTGTACTGCGGAATCGAGCGGATTGATCTTTCGGGCAGCGAGAGCTGACAGTCGGGTTCTCTCCAGCACCGAGTGCCACGATGGGCGTGTCCATAGACATCCCCTTGGAGGAGGAACCATGAAGAACAAGCTCATTCTTGCGACTGGCATCGCCATCGGTTTCGTGATCGGCTCGAAGATGGGCCGTGAGCCCTACGAGAAGCTCGAGGCCACCGCTAAGCAGTATGTTGATGATCCGCGCGTGCAGGAGAAGGTTGGCCAGGCGCGCGAGACCGTGTCGAAGGTGGCGAAGGACGCGGCCGAGACGGTGAAGGATAAGGCCCCCGAGGTTGCCGAGCAGGCGAAGACCGCCGCGAAGGGTGCCGCCTCGACCGCGAAAGATAAGGCGAATGAGGTTCGCGCCTCGCACAAGGCCGATACCCCGAAGGTGAAGGCCACAGACACCTCGAGCGACTCGAGTGTGGCCGGCGGCGACGCCGAGGTGCACGAGGCGAAGTAACTCGCCTCG
The window above is part of the Dermabacter vaginalis genome. Proteins encoded here:
- the fdhD gene encoding formate dehydrogenase accessory sulfurtransferase FdhD; protein product: MGRVTASTRLTRIRIRDGKLYRSERPDNVAVEEPLDIRLNGQQLSMTMRTPGHDVELIHGFLHAEGYITSREDVREARYCDGAVVEDDSGFERNTYNVMDFTTRTITTAPVITKPFLTSSACGVCGSASIDQVTKRVRHEFVPTFAMQPSHLLRAQRELGDGQAAFSKTGGVHAAALLTPEGERLVLREDVGRHNAVDKVIGWALLEDRLPLSDTVLLVSSRASFEIVQKAAMAGIGLIACVSAPSSLAIDTAARLGITLCGFVRGEDDIDGRFNVYCGIERIDLSGSES